In one Candidatus Woesearchaeota archaeon genomic region, the following are encoded:
- a CDS encoding aminotransferase class I/II-fold pyridoxal phosphate-dependent enzyme yields the protein MRIEASKRVHSIGSYAFADVDKEVGKLKEKGIEPIDFGVGDPKEPTPGMIRNYTKRAVDKRRESGYPSYIGCAEFRQKTAEWNKQRFGIDLDAESEVTSTVGSKEGIFNFSEGFLNPGDYAIVPTPGYPPWSRGTLFAEGRAYFVPLLKENDFLPKLSEIPAEIAKKAKILWINYPNNPTSATASRDFLKEAVDFGQDNEIIVASDEAYSEFYFEEGDKPHSILEYAREGIVAFNSLSKRSFMTTYRVGWAAGDSRIIDIFKKVKTNIDSGTPTFIQDAAIAAYSDESHVKQMRESYKKKRDYICKALREAGLEDCTPKATMYIWQKIPMDSVEFAKKLLDPKTACVVTPGNWISDAVNGLNPGDGYVRFALVPTIHECKLAAERIRSLEI from the coding sequence ATGAGGATAGAAGCATCTAAAAGAGTACACTCCATTGGAAGCTATGCATTTGCCGATGTTGATAAAGAAGTGGGGAAGCTAAAGGAAAAAGGCATTGAGCCGATTGATTTTGGTGTCGGTGACCCGAAAGAGCCTACTCCCGGAATGATAAGGAACTACACTAAAAGAGCTGTTGATAAGAGAAGGGAAAGCGGCTATCCTTCTTACATTGGATGCGCTGAATTCAGGCAGAAGACAGCTGAATGGAACAAACAAAGATTCGGCATTGATTTAGATGCTGAAAGCGAGGTTACTTCCACTGTAGGCAGCAAGGAAGGCATATTTAATTTTTCTGAGGGCTTCCTTAACCCAGGGGATTATGCTATAGTGCCCACTCCCGGATATCCGCCGTGGTCAAGGGGCACTTTGTTTGCGGAAGGGAGGGCTTATTTTGTGCCGCTACTGAAAGAAAATGATTTCCTGCCAAAGCTTTCTGAAATTCCTGCTGAGATTGCAAAGAAAGCAAAGATATTGTGGATAAACTATCCTAATAATCCTACATCTGCCACTGCATCCAGGGATTTCTTGAAAGAAGCTGTTGATTTCGGCCAGGACAATGAAATAATAGTTGCGTCAGACGAGGCTTATTCGGAGTTCTATTTTGAGGAAGGTGATAAGCCACATTCTATACTGGAATACGCAAGAGAGGGAATTGTTGCTTTCAATTCATTGTCCAAGAGAAGTTTCATGACTACTTACAGGGTAGGGTGGGCTGCCGGCGATTCCAGGATTATCGATATCTTCAAGAAAGTCAAGACAAACATCGATTCAGGCACACCCACATTTATACAGGATGCTGCTATAGCTGCTTATTCAGACGAAAGCCATGTAAAGCAGATGAGGGAAAGCTACAAGAAGAAAAGAGACTATATATGCAAGGCGCTGAGAGAAGCAGGCCTGGAAGACTGCACCCCAAAGGCTACTATGTATATATGGCAGAAAATTCCGATGGATTCTGTAGAGTTTGCAAAGAAACTGCTCGATCCAAAGACAGCATGCGTTGTGACTCCGGGCAACTGGATTTCTGATGCTGTAAACGGCCTTAACCCCGGGGACGGGTATGTTAGATTTGCCTTAGTGCCTACGATACATGAATGCAAGCTGGCTGCTGAAAGGATACGCAGCTTAGAGATATAA
- the tnpA gene encoding IS200/IS605 family transposase, whose translation MTKHLYKHFNPEVHKIESKIATVRAGHHCKFNINYHMIWIPKYRKPILKGKVKDVLRTIINGICYDIRLNMLALEIMPDHLHLFVGARPTHHPADIVKRLKGNTSIQLRRCFIQLKYLGYKFPYKKFDNLWARGYYCGSAGHVSQEQVKRYILEQEGKDVFEYDIFNCPNHLKGQLKIGDFSK comes from the coding sequence ATGACTAAACATCTATACAAGCACTTTAATCCAGAAGTGCACAAAATTGAAAGTAAAATAGCAACTGTCCGAGCAGGACATCATTGTAAATTTAACATTAATTATCACATGATCTGGATACCAAAGTACAGAAAGCCTATCCTGAAAGGAAAGGTCAAAGATGTTTTAAGGACTATTATTAACGGAATCTGTTATGATATCAGATTGAATATGTTGGCATTGGAAATCATGCCAGACCATCTTCATTTATTTGTTGGAGCAAGACCAACACATCATCCTGCAGACATTGTAAAAAGATTAAAAGGTAATACCTCAATCCAATTAAGAAGATGTTTCATTCAATTGAAATATCTTGGTTACAAATTTCCTTATAAGAAATTCGATAACCTTTGGGCTAGAGGTTATTACTGCGGTTCTGCAGGACATGTTTCTCAAGAACAAGTAAAAAGATACATTCTTGAGCAAGAAGGTAAAGATGTTTTCGAATATGACATTTTTAACTGCCCTAATCATCTAAAAGGGCAATTGAAAATCGGTGATTTCAGTAAGTAA
- the lysS gene encoding lysine--tRNA ligase — protein sequence MQKESMHWADRIALQVKQRVEKNEFLKKVVKKNGCIVYDEKTPSGTIHVGSARGWVIHDCVAKALRDLGAKAKFILSSDDMDPYDKPNKELDESWDKYLGMPFRDIPSPAEGYKSFADYYFSQATEKFREWGIDAELESTGERYEDGSFNEQIKTILDNADKVKKIYAELYGEKGYAVKLPFNVKCPECGKIATTVAAKWENEEIYFECGNAVKFAKGCSHKGWISPYNGNGKLPWKVEWAAKWPMKGVVYEIAGKDHFTKGSSRTVANRIAVDVLDYPPPLPSNGYKEGKGYEFFTVGGAKMSTSKGEGMAFKDITKYAPAQMLRYLMVKSRPAAVIDFDPYNEHDLLLLYDRFDKNEDEYFSRGGDKVQKRVYELSRTEKLPKKKPVHISLNNAATMVQIALYDVGRAIEIMKKQGMLNKPSKQDIEAVKSRLEYAKKWIRNFAPEQYKFELNEKADKRIISSLSENQKKALRLLKERLEKNDYDEQGLFNEFYRIKEEANTGTKEFFSAAYLALISKERGPKLAPFILQIGKERVIKLLEDAVSLTG from the coding sequence ATGCAAAAAGAATCAATGCATTGGGCTGACAGAATCGCTCTACAGGTAAAGCAGAGAGTAGAGAAAAATGAATTTCTCAAGAAAGTTGTAAAGAAAAACGGCTGTATAGTTTATGACGAGAAAACCCCTTCAGGAACAATACACGTGGGCAGCGCAAGAGGCTGGGTGATACATGACTGTGTAGCGAAGGCATTGAGAGATTTAGGGGCAAAGGCAAAATTTATACTAAGCTCAGATGATATGGACCCTTATGACAAGCCGAACAAGGAGCTTGATGAAAGCTGGGACAAGTATTTGGGAATGCCTTTCAGGGATATACCTAGTCCGGCAGAAGGGTATAAGAGCTTCGCTGACTATTATTTCTCCCAGGCAACAGAGAAGTTCAGGGAATGGGGCATAGATGCGGAGCTGGAAAGCACAGGAGAAAGGTATGAGGACGGAAGCTTCAACGAACAGATAAAAACAATACTGGACAATGCTGATAAAGTAAAGAAAATCTATGCAGAGCTGTACGGAGAGAAAGGTTATGCTGTCAAGCTGCCCTTTAATGTGAAATGCCCTGAATGCGGCAAAATCGCAACAACTGTTGCGGCAAAATGGGAGAATGAAGAAATATATTTTGAGTGCGGTAATGCTGTCAAGTTTGCCAAAGGATGCAGCCATAAAGGATGGATATCTCCGTACAACGGAAACGGCAAGCTGCCCTGGAAAGTCGAATGGGCTGCGAAATGGCCCATGAAAGGGGTTGTTTATGAGATAGCAGGAAAAGACCATTTCACCAAAGGGAGCTCAAGGACAGTTGCCAACAGGATAGCTGTTGATGTGCTGGATTATCCCCCTCCGCTGCCGTCGAATGGATATAAGGAGGGAAAGGGATATGAGTTCTTTACTGTCGGAGGGGCTAAGATGTCAACGAGCAAAGGAGAGGGAATGGCTTTCAAAGACATAACTAAATATGCGCCTGCACAGATGCTCAGGTACCTTATGGTGAAATCAAGGCCTGCTGCTGTCATTGACTTTGACCCTTATAACGAGCATGACCTGCTTCTGCTTTATGACAGGTTTGACAAGAATGAGGATGAGTATTTCAGCAGAGGGGGCGATAAAGTGCAGAAAAGGGTGTATGAATTATCCCGTACCGAAAAACTGCCGAAGAAAAAGCCCGTGCATATATCACTTAACAATGCTGCAACCATGGTCCAGATAGCATTATATGATGTCGGCAGGGCAATAGAGATAATGAAGAAGCAAGGCATGCTGAATAAGCCCTCTAAGCAGGATATTGAGGCTGTAAAGAGCAGGCTGGAGTATGCGAAGAAATGGATAAGGAATTTTGCTCCTGAGCAGTACAAGTTCGAGCTGAACGAGAAAGCGGATAAAAGAATAATCAGCTCACTGTCAGAAAACCAAAAGAAGGCATTAAGGCTGCTGAAAGAAAGGCTTGAAAAAAATGATTATGACGAGCAGGGCCTTTTCAACGAATTCTACAGGATAAAGGAAGAGGCAAATACAGGAACAAAGGAGTTCTTCAGTGCAGCTTACCTGGCGCTTATAAGCAAAGAGAGGGGGCCTAAACTTGCTCCGTTTATCCTGCAGATAGGCAAAGAGAGGGTAATCAAATTACTGGAAGATGCGGTTTCTTTAACAGGATGA
- a CDS encoding aspartate kinase: MIVMKFGGTSVKDAERIRNVAEIVKLKLDEKPVLVCSATAGTTDKLIEMANLAFQGKPTEEIQKELKQKHDKIMSELGVKDKEVDGLFDMISQLMERVEEVRLASSETMDHIQSFGERISCRIVAAYLNKTGIKAKAHDAYDIGMITNPDFGKAEPLGHAPGLIKEHVSRMDHVPVITGFIGKTTAGEITTLTRGGSDYTASIIGSAIDAGEVQIWTDVDGVMSADPRVVKDARTVDKLSFDEAAELAIFGARVLHPKSLIPALEKNITVRVLNTYNPEAKGTEIVLKAKKSEKVIKAIACKKGITLVNLNSTRMLNAHGYLARVFDIFREHNKSVDMISTSEVNISMTVNEPEGMEEIISDLQGIADAKAEEKKSIICVVGEGMKHAKGLAGRVFSRLGETGVNIEMISQGASEINISFVVNENDADKAVNALHSELL, encoded by the coding sequence ATGATTGTGATGAAATTTGGCGGTACAAGCGTGAAAGATGCTGAAAGGATAAGGAATGTCGCTGAAATTGTCAAACTAAAGCTTGATGAAAAGCCTGTACTTGTATGCAGCGCTACTGCGGGAACGACCGATAAGCTGATAGAGATGGCGAACCTTGCATTCCAGGGGAAACCAACCGAAGAAATCCAGAAGGAACTGAAGCAGAAGCACGACAAAATCATGTCTGAGCTTGGAGTCAAAGATAAGGAAGTTGACGGCCTATTCGACATGATTTCCCAGCTTATGGAAAGGGTGGAAGAGGTCAGGTTAGCCAGCTCTGAAACAATGGACCATATACAGAGCTTCGGCGAGAGAATAAGCTGCAGGATCGTAGCTGCCTACCTCAATAAGACAGGCATAAAGGCAAAGGCGCACGATGCTTATGACATAGGCATGATAACTAATCCTGATTTTGGAAAAGCGGAGCCCCTAGGGCATGCTCCCGGGCTGATTAAAGAGCACGTCAGCAGGATGGACCATGTGCCTGTCATCACGGGCTTCATAGGAAAGACAACCGCCGGCGAGATAACAACATTAACAAGAGGGGGCTCGGATTATACTGCCTCTATAATCGGCTCAGCCATAGATGCGGGGGAAGTCCAGATATGGACTGATGTTGACGGGGTGATGTCAGCTGATCCCAGGGTTGTCAAGGATGCCAGGACTGTGGACAAGCTGAGCTTTGATGAGGCTGCAGAACTTGCTATTTTTGGAGCAAGGGTGCTCCATCCGAAATCGCTTATTCCTGCATTAGAGAAGAATATTACAGTAAGGGTGCTTAACACATACAATCCCGAGGCAAAAGGGACTGAAATCGTACTGAAAGCGAAGAAGTCTGAAAAAGTCATTAAGGCTATAGCGTGCAAGAAAGGAATTACATTAGTAAACCTGAATTCCACAAGGATGCTGAATGCGCACGGCTACCTGGCAAGAGTCTTTGATATTTTCAGAGAGCATAATAAGAGCGTTGACATGATCTCAACAAGTGAAGTCAACATATCAATGACTGTCAATGAGCCTGAAGGCATGGAAGAGATTATTTCAGACCTGCAGGGCATTGCTGATGCCAAGGCAGAGGAAAAGAAATCCATAATATGCGTTGTCGGGGAGGGCATGAAGCATGCGAAGGGGCTTGCGGGCAGGGTTTTTTCAAGGCTGGGGGAAACAGGAGTTAATATAGAGATGATTTCGCAGGGCGCTTCAGAGATAAACATAAGCTTTGTAGTGAATGAAAATGACGCTGATAAGGCTGTAAATGCCCTTCATTCGGAACTGCTTTAG
- a CDS encoding homoserine dehydrogenase, with protein sequence MKEKMKIALIGAGNIGSGVIEIIKNNAGLIRKRTGLEIGIEKIAVKDKSKHNDIAPGILTDNYEDIIKDNKIGTVVELIGGYEPARTIILKAIRAKKNVVTANKAVLARYGEEIFKAAAENNVKISFEAAVAASIPIIRAVRETLVSDNIKSIYGILNGTTNFILSRMEEDVSYQEALKKAQQLGFAEPDPSFDVDGLDAAQKLVILSRLAFNADIGEDIDVFGIAKIKSSDIAYAAELGYKVKLLAIAKKTGSHLEIKTQPVMIPDNHALAAVNDEMNAIYLVSENSRESMFYGRGAGKMPTASAVVSDIVGIGENERYNYQAKEKLEIKNKNSVQSRFYLRLMLIDKPGVLAQFTKILGSNEISINAVLQKEQNREVVPVIVITHKAKQGNIELALKQIEKLEAVKEKPIYMMIEDI encoded by the coding sequence ATGAAAGAAAAGATGAAAATAGCCCTAATAGGCGCGGGAAACATCGGCTCAGGCGTTATAGAGATAATAAAGAATAACGCAGGCCTTATTAGAAAAAGGACAGGATTAGAAATAGGTATAGAAAAGATTGCAGTAAAAGACAAAAGCAAGCACAATGACATAGCTCCAGGCATTTTGACAGATAACTATGAGGATATAATTAAAGACAATAAAATAGGAACAGTAGTAGAGCTGATAGGGGGCTATGAGCCCGCAAGGACAATCATTCTCAAGGCAATCAGGGCAAAAAAGAATGTTGTCACAGCAAACAAGGCTGTTTTGGCAAGATATGGAGAAGAGATATTCAAAGCTGCAGCAGAAAACAATGTAAAAATAAGCTTTGAGGCGGCTGTGGCTGCTTCCATACCCATCATCAGGGCAGTAAGGGAAACCCTTGTTTCAGATAATATAAAGTCAATATACGGCATCCTTAACGGAACAACCAATTTCATACTCTCAAGGATGGAAGAAGACGTCTCTTATCAGGAAGCGCTGAAGAAAGCCCAGCAGCTTGGCTTTGCAGAGCCCGACCCTTCATTTGATGTAGACGGCCTTGACGCAGCGCAAAAGCTGGTAATTTTGTCAAGGCTGGCATTTAACGCAGATATCGGTGAAGATATAGATGTTTTCGGCATAGCGAAAATAAAAAGCTCTGACATAGCCTATGCCGCAGAGCTCGGCTACAAGGTAAAGCTTCTTGCTATAGCAAAGAAAACAGGCAGTCATCTCGAGATAAAAACACAGCCGGTGATGATTCCGGATAATCACGCATTAGCAGCAGTAAATGACGAGATGAACGCAATCTACTTGGTCTCGGAAAACAGCAGGGAATCGATGTTTTACGGAAGGGGCGCAGGCAAAATGCCCACTGCATCAGCTGTTGTTTCCGACATAGTTGGCATAGGTGAAAATGAAAGATACAATTACCAGGCAAAAGAAAAACTGGAGATAAAAAACAAGAATTCAGTACAATCAAGATTCTACCTGCGCCTTATGTTAATCGATAAGCCCGGCGTTTTGGCCCAATTTACAAAAATACTTGGCAGCAATGAAATCAGCATAAACGCTGTTTTGCAGAAAGAGCAGAACAGGGAAGTCGTGCCTGTAATCGTGATAACCCATAAGGCAAAGCAGGGAAATATCGAGCTCGCACTAAAACAGATTGAGAAGCTGGAGGCTGTAAAGGAAAAGCCGATTTACATGATGATAGAAGATATCTGA
- the asd gene encoding aspartate-semialdehyde dehydrogenase has protein sequence MSKKIKVGVIGATGMVGQKYIQLLEEHPWFKVSYAAASPRSAGKKYSEAVEGRWAMKTAIPEGVKGIVVHDASKVDEAKECKFVFSAVEMSKDDIRSIENEYAANGIPVVSNNSAHRWTDNVPMLIPEINHEHVEIIAEQKKANGWKNGFIAVKPNCSLQSYMTPVYALIKAGYKVGEIIITTMQAISGAGKTFETFPEIDDNVIPYIGGEEEKSEKEPLKILGKIEGGRFVNDDSVKISAHCNRVAASDGHMACASIKFKGDKPSPVEIKKIWEEFSSVPQELKLPSAPERAIIYTEEEDRPQTRLDRDNEKGMAVTCGRLRQCNVLDYMFVGLSHNTVRGAAGGGILNAELLKAKGFFDF, from the coding sequence ATGAGTAAAAAAATAAAAGTCGGTGTAATAGGCGCAACCGGAATGGTGGGCCAGAAATATATTCAATTGCTGGAAGAGCATCCCTGGTTTAAGGTAAGCTATGCTGCTGCCTCTCCAAGAAGCGCAGGAAAGAAGTACAGTGAGGCTGTAGAAGGAAGATGGGCAATGAAGACTGCAATTCCTGAAGGTGTAAAAGGCATTGTTGTCCATGATGCCTCCAAAGTTGATGAGGCAAAAGAATGCAAATTCGTTTTCTCTGCTGTTGAGATGAGCAAGGATGATATCAGGAGCATAGAGAATGAGTATGCTGCCAACGGCATCCCGGTTGTATCCAACAATTCAGCTCACAGGTGGACAGATAACGTGCCTATGCTTATCCCGGAGATAAACCACGAGCATGTGGAGATCATTGCTGAACAGAAGAAAGCAAACGGCTGGAAAAACGGGTTTATTGCCGTAAAGCCCAACTGCTCGCTGCAGAGCTATATGACTCCCGTCTATGCACTGATTAAAGCGGGCTATAAAGTTGGGGAAATTATCATCACGACCATGCAGGCGATTTCAGGAGCAGGAAAGACTTTCGAGACATTCCCGGAGATAGATGATAATGTTATACCATACATAGGAGGAGAGGAGGAAAAATCAGAGAAAGAGCCGCTGAAGATATTAGGGAAGATTGAAGGCGGAAGGTTTGTGAATGATGATTCCGTAAAAATATCTGCGCACTGCAACAGGGTCGCTGCATCGGACGGGCATATGGCATGCGCCAGCATTAAGTTTAAGGGGGATAAGCCCTCGCCAGTGGAAATAAAAAAAATCTGGGAGGAATTTTCCTCTGTCCCGCAGGAGTTGAAGCTGCCTTCTGCCCCTGAAAGGGCAATTATATATACAGAAGAGGAAGACAGGCCCCAAACCAGATTAGACAGGGACAATGAGAAGGGGATGGCTGTAACGTGCGGAAGGCTGAGGCAGTGCAATGTCCTCGATTACATGTTTGTCGGGCTGTCGCATAATACAGTGAGAGGGGCTGCAGGTGGAGGCATCCTGAATGCTGAGCTGTTGAAGGCCAAAGGATTTTTTGATTTTTGA
- a CDS encoding radical SAM protein translates to MSEDSLKESLDIIVISENHNYLDAAEEIIGNQSRKYKLNLNTASKVELLRAFENNGRDKFKSDIILFDLTDRVDSEYQMGLLNRYMSRNQNVFAIASVLPSEHEKLIYNSLWQNMQRDLEGTPLSLTNCYRILEKETNLKNLKIHFGCINMEQLKDNVLECIDKLKRGDITYVHEIAQMPSEFKQFSERVQKETKSRIVLSSISKMRTMDVNKIKGVVENLQPKYHYSVPQHCFPPFEKLDNFNPEQVQESITPLITDVDKLIQSIYIHIPFCLHKCAFCDYTTVEGTLNSSSEYINRLKKEMQMYYDLTEWEVLTPKGIQIGGGTPTMLAADRVKELGEFIHDFYDLNMLSQLTFEASPNTATAKKLDAFRDIGATRVSVGLQSVKDDALLHWIKRWFSPTRMQKTINMLLQRWPCDTNIDIMFGLPNQTLDSWEKDLEAVVDMRIPSVTTYYLRISPRTGFADYKDLPHQEIKILMYTMAREKLMGEGYVQIANNQFVKNPDMQKYIYRDMKKRGGGVLGIGMSSYSIFPGLIYFNIGAKDNRDYKNLHAYMNAVESGRLPIEIGKKLDKHEQKILYMTQGLKLSAPEREYSGVNMADFEKRFEKSIQESFPHTKTLMENGLLEINKGYINLTPSGLAMEDPVLKTFWQGEDV, encoded by the coding sequence ATGAGTGAAGATAGTTTAAAGGAATCGCTAGATATAATTGTAATTTCTGAGAATCATAACTATCTTGACGCAGCAGAAGAAATTATAGGAAATCAAAGTAGAAAGTACAAACTTAACCTTAACACGGCTAGCAAGGTAGAACTACTCAGGGCTTTTGAAAATAATGGTAGAGATAAATTTAAATCAGATATAATTCTTTTTGATTTGACTGATCGGGTTGATTCTGAATATCAGATGGGATTGCTTAACAGATATATGTCGAGAAACCAGAATGTATTTGCAATAGCATCAGTCCTGCCATCTGAGCATGAAAAATTAATCTATAATTCTTTGTGGCAGAATATGCAGAGGGATCTTGAGGGAACGCCTCTTTCACTGACAAATTGTTACAGGATTCTTGAAAAAGAAACCAACCTGAAAAACTTAAAAATACATTTTGGTTGCATTAATATGGAGCAGCTTAAGGATAATGTGTTAGAATGCATAGACAAATTAAAGAGAGGTGACATCACTTATGTTCATGAGATAGCCCAAATGCCATCAGAGTTTAAACAATTTTCTGAGAGGGTTCAAAAAGAAACAAAATCACGAATTGTACTGAGCAGCATTTCTAAGATGAGAACTATGGATGTGAATAAAATAAAAGGAGTTGTTGAAAATTTACAGCCAAAGTATCATTATTCTGTACCCCAACACTGCTTTCCTCCTTTTGAAAAGTTAGATAATTTTAACCCAGAGCAAGTCCAAGAATCAATTACTCCCTTAATAACGGACGTTGATAAGCTGATTCAATCCATCTATATCCATATACCTTTCTGTCTACATAAATGTGCATTCTGCGACTACACAACTGTTGAAGGCACCTTAAATAGCAGTTCAGAATATATTAATAGACTAAAAAAAGAGATGCAAATGTATTACGATCTGACTGAATGGGAAGTATTAACACCAAAAGGGATACAGATAGGGGGAGGAACCCCTACTATGCTTGCTGCAGATAGAGTGAAAGAATTAGGAGAATTTATACATGATTTTTATGACCTGAATATGCTTAGTCAACTAACATTTGAAGCAAGCCCAAATACTGCAACAGCAAAAAAGTTGGATGCATTTAGAGATATAGGCGCTACAAGGGTGAGCGTAGGACTGCAATCAGTAAAGGATGATGCATTACTGCATTGGATAAAAAGATGGTTTTCTCCAACTAGAATGCAAAAAACCATAAATATGCTTCTTCAAAGATGGCCTTGCGATACTAACATTGATATTATGTTTGGCCTGCCAAACCAGACACTTGATTCATGGGAAAAAGACCTAGAGGCCGTAGTTGATATGAGAATACCTTCCGTAACCACATATTATCTACGAATAAGCCCAAGAACAGGTTTTGCAGATTATAAAGACCTACCCCATCAGGAAATAAAGATACTTATGTATACCATGGCTCGAGAAAAATTAATGGGTGAAGGATATGTCCAAATAGCCAACAACCAATTCGTGAAGAATCCTGATATGCAAAAGTATATTTATAGGGACATGAAGAAAAGAGGAGGGGGTGTTCTTGGCATAGGAATGTCATCTTATTCTATTTTTCCAGGATTAATATATTTTAATATTGGAGCAAAAGATAATAGAGATTATAAAAATCTTCATGCATATATGAATGCTGTAGAATCAGGTAGGCTACCTATAGAAATCGGCAAAAAACTTGATAAGCATGAGCAGAAGATACTATACATGACACAGGGGCTAAAACTTTCTGCACCCGAAAGAGAGTATTCCGGAGTTAATATGGCCGATTTTGAAAAAAGATTCGAAAAGTCCATTCAAGAATCATTTCCACATACCAAAACCCTGATGGAAAACGGCTTGCTGGAGATAAACAAAGGATATATCAACCTTACCCCGAGCGGACTTGCCATGGAAGATCCTGTATTAAAAACATTCTGGCAGGGCGAGGATGTTTAG
- a CDS encoding AbrB/MazE/SpoVT family DNA-binding domain-containing protein has translation MRRKVIQIGDSTQLISLPRKWALKHGIKKGDEMEIKEEGNHLVIASDIESRKKMDIEIKVDGLDKDSLIFLLRGLYIKGYHQIKFTWQNPYVTYHRFGEQTTISSIIHKEVRICHGLDIIQEKKDSFTLKNISISSVDEFDNILKRIFLLLMDTSNDLFIGVKNNDYLLLDSFQDRHDNITRLLNYNLKILNTMGYSDNNQTNFLFHIISSIDFIIDMLKNTARDISKNKLKLSNKAVKIIDWISKDLKSFHELYYNFDLKKAEKFVKERQEVLDTLQNSINDFSKNEIRILVMTEQLLEVLRDIYPARMAMEY, from the coding sequence ATGAGAAGGAAAGTTATCCAGATAGGAGATTCAACGCAGCTAATCTCTTTGCCCAGGAAATGGGCATTAAAGCACGGCATAAAGAAAGGGGATGAGATGGAGATAAAAGAAGAAGGAAACCACTTAGTTATCGCTTCGGATATTGAAAGCCGTAAAAAGATGGATATAGAAATAAAGGTTGATGGGCTGGATAAAGATTCACTAATATTCCTTTTGAGAGGATTATACATTAAAGGATATCATCAGATAAAATTTACTTGGCAAAATCCCTATGTTACATATCACCGGTTTGGGGAGCAGACTACTATCAGTTCAATTATACACAAAGAAGTGAGAATCTGTCATGGTTTAGATATAATCCAGGAGAAAAAAGATTCATTTACCCTAAAAAATATCAGCATTTCTTCTGTTGATGAATTTGATAATATACTTAAAAGAATTTTTTTGCTTTTAATGGATACTTCAAATGACCTGTTCATAGGAGTTAAGAATAATGATTATCTGCTTCTTGATAGTTTTCAGGACAGGCACGATAACATAACTAGGCTGTTAAATTATAATCTAAAGATTCTAAATACCATGGGATATTCAGACAATAATCAAACAAATTTTCTCTTTCATATAATATCTTCAATTGATTTTATTATAGATATGCTCAAGAATACAGCAAGAGACATATCTAAGAACAAGCTTAAACTAAGCAATAAGGCAGTAAAAATTATAGACTGGATATCCAAAGATCTAAAGAGTTTTCATGAATTATATTATAATTTTGACCTAAAAAAAGCAGAAAAATTTGTAAAAGAAAGGCAGGAAGTCCTTGATACACTGCAGAATTCAATTAATGATTTTTCAAAAAATGAGATAAGGATTCTTGTTATGACTGAGCAGTTATTAGAGGTTCTTAGGGATATATATCCAGCAAGAATGGCAATGGAATATTGA